In Bradyrhizobium sp. CCBAU 051011, the following are encoded in one genomic region:
- a CDS encoding carbamoyltransferase, which produces MFCLGVSGGLDKVHEDTREFSNTFLHDGAAVLVRDGRVIAAVEEERLNRIKHSNKLPSRSIEYCLAAAGIQLSDVDRIAFYATETYCNAMLESLFGSQPDASIPLDAKLVMRNLLAQEFGTEVDPSRVSFVSHHQAHAVSAFAMSGFEQSLILAIDGAGDFLSGLLALGSGTEVTQLATFPENNSLGLFYLETIRYLGYGLFDEYKVMGLAPYGDPAPYRELFEQFYELLDNGGYRVYLDRIGPTLRRSIQVRRKGMPFTQQHQDVSASLQEALERIVFHILRHHREATGMKRLCLAGGVAHNCTMNGKLLYSGLFEDIFVQPAAHDAGCALGAALMMSNELGRPAPRERLQEVYWGPDLGSESAVQQELEAWGGHLDVERSDDVAGSAAEWMANGAVIGWVQGRSEFGPRALGNRSILADPRPAANKDRINAMVKKREGYRPFAPSVLEEDASEFFDLPDGTREFPFMNFVVRVRDSKQSVLGAITHVDGTARLQTVSRKTNPAYWEVINSFKKRTGIPVLLNTSFNNNAEPIVDSVADAITTFLTTELDGLVVGPFLVKKRVATLEDWTALAVSLPPYARLQGVRAYTARDRQETVYQIRKGRSSGDSVRISQDVFDLLMQIEGEAVLGDLLDTNTFDQARRETVVKELRRLWEKRCLRLHPSHAARVHQNNDQMLEKV; this is translated from the coding sequence ACACGTGAGTTTTCGAACACATTTCTGCACGATGGCGCTGCGGTGCTGGTCCGGGACGGACGCGTGATAGCGGCCGTTGAAGAGGAGCGCCTCAATCGGATTAAGCACTCTAACAAACTCCCAAGCCGTTCGATAGAATACTGCCTTGCAGCCGCCGGGATCCAACTCAGCGACGTCGATCGTATCGCGTTCTACGCGACCGAGACCTATTGCAACGCCATGCTCGAAAGCCTGTTCGGGTCCCAACCGGACGCTTCCATTCCTTTGGATGCCAAACTGGTGATGCGTAACTTACTAGCGCAGGAGTTTGGTACGGAGGTCGATCCGTCGCGTGTCTCTTTCGTAAGTCACCATCAGGCGCACGCCGTAAGCGCCTTTGCGATGTCTGGCTTCGAGCAAAGTCTGATCCTCGCGATAGATGGCGCTGGTGATTTTCTCTCCGGCCTGTTAGCTCTGGGGTCTGGAACCGAAGTGACCCAACTCGCGACCTTCCCGGAGAATAATTCTCTCGGCCTATTTTATCTCGAGACGATCCGGTATCTCGGCTACGGCTTATTCGATGAATACAAGGTAATGGGGCTCGCCCCGTACGGGGATCCGGCTCCTTATCGGGAGCTTTTTGAGCAGTTCTACGAACTGTTAGACAATGGTGGCTACCGCGTCTATCTCGACCGAATTGGTCCGACGCTGCGCCGGAGCATCCAGGTCCGGCGAAAGGGAATGCCATTCACACAGCAGCATCAAGATGTGAGTGCTTCATTGCAGGAAGCCTTGGAGAGGATCGTCTTTCACATTCTCCGTCATCATCGCGAAGCCACCGGTATGAAGCGGTTGTGCCTGGCTGGAGGGGTAGCCCACAATTGCACTATGAACGGCAAGCTGCTGTATTCAGGGCTTTTTGAAGACATCTTCGTGCAACCCGCGGCGCATGACGCTGGCTGCGCGTTGGGTGCTGCACTAATGATGTCTAATGAGCTGGGCCGGCCCGCCCCACGCGAGCGGCTGCAGGAGGTCTACTGGGGTCCTGATCTCGGGAGCGAGAGCGCCGTGCAGCAGGAACTGGAGGCATGGGGTGGACATCTTGACGTCGAACGTAGCGACGACGTGGCAGGTAGTGCAGCCGAGTGGATGGCAAATGGCGCCGTGATCGGCTGGGTGCAGGGTCGTTCGGAGTTCGGGCCACGTGCGCTTGGCAACCGCAGTATTCTTGCCGATCCTCGGCCTGCCGCAAACAAGGACCGGATCAACGCGATGGTCAAAAAGCGCGAAGGCTATCGACCGTTCGCGCCATCAGTACTGGAGGAGGATGCGAGCGAATTTTTCGACCTTCCCGACGGCACGCGCGAATTTCCCTTTATGAACTTTGTCGTTCGCGTGCGCGACTCCAAGCAAAGCGTGCTCGGTGCCATAACGCACGTCGACGGCACTGCGCGACTGCAAACAGTATCGCGCAAGACAAATCCCGCCTACTGGGAGGTTATTAATTCGTTCAAGAAGCGGACGGGCATCCCAGTTCTGCTCAACACGTCCTTTAACAACAATGCCGAGCCGATCGTGGATTCGGTTGCAGATGCGATTACCACATTTCTGACGACAGAGCTGGATGGACTTGTGGTCGGCCCGTTCCTCGTCAAAAAGCGGGTGGCAACGTTGGAGGATTGGACCGCGCTCGCGGTTTCATTGCCGCCTTATGCACGACTCCAAGGAGTCCGCGCTTATACAGCGCGAGATCGCCAGGAGACGGTGTACCAAATCCGTAAAGGGCGCTCCAGCGGTGACAGTGTGCGTATTTCACAGGACGTGTTCGATCTACTGATGCAGATCGAGGGCGAAGCCGTACTTGGGGATCTCCTGGATACTAATACGTTCGATCAGGCTAGGCGTGAAACTGTCGTTAAGGAGCTCCGGCGGCTATGGGAGAAACGCTGCCTCCGGCTGCATCCTTCACATGCTGCTCGCGTGCATCAAAACAATGATCAAATGCTGGAGAAAGTATAA